A single region of the Drosophila gunungcola strain Sukarami unplaced genomic scaffold, Dgunungcola_SK_2 000121F, whole genome shotgun sequence genome encodes:
- the LOC128265401 gene encoding uncharacterized protein LOC128265401 yields the protein MISQYVNQDHRTWDQLLPGFSFAKNTSISDSSGFSPAYLVQGREPRLPGALFDAVAPDLHASPLDPTKRAKRLQEAFRTALETNQISFQEQSRHHDLRRREWRPQLGSQVLVRLHHLSKASEGFNAKLAPKYAGPFKVVKFLSSNVVRLQQVDGRKRRTAGIGDLNEYHPREEQHDDSTEDPRRSDSQPSYEASNKIPLSGKIVSNRLVKNSLIFALRLGKLGNVVLG from the coding sequence ATGATATCACAATATGTGAATCAGGATCATCGGACATGGGACCAACTACTGCCCGGGTTCTCCTTCGCCAAAAACACCAGCATCTCAGATAGCTCGGGGTTTAGTCCGGCTTATCTAGTACAAGGTCGGGAGCCTAGGTTGCCAGGTGCCCTCTTCGATGCGGTCGCACCCGACTTACATGCCTCGCCATTGGACCCAACGAAACGAGCCAAAAGGCTTCAGGAAGCATTCCGCACCGCCCTGGAAACCAATCAGATATCTTTTCAGGAACAAAGTCGACACCACGACCTGAGGCGACGTGAGTGGCGACCCCAATTAGGTTCACAGGTGCTAGTCCGTCTTCACCATCTGTCCAAGGCCAGCGAGGGCTTTAACGCAAAACTTGCACCGAAGTACGCGGGTCCATTTAAGGTGGTAAAATTTCTATCATCAAATGTCGTGAGGCTACAGCAGGTAGACGGCCGGAAGAGGCGTACAGCTGGCATAGGCGATCTGAACGAATATCATCCACGCGAAGAACAACACGACGACTCTACAGAAGACCCCAGGAGGAGCGACTCTCAACCCAGCTACGAAGCTAGCAACAAGATACCTTTAAGCGGGAAAATTGTATCGAATAGGCTAgttaaaaatagtttgatcTTCGCGCTCAGGCTAGGCAAGCTAGGTAACGTAGTACTAGGCTAA